CTCATTCCGATTTTGCAATAAAACCCCTACTCATTTTTTTGGCTCATTCGATTCAACGGGAAATTCAAAAACATATTGAGCAGATAATATTATATCGCATAAAAAATAAGATAAGAATTTAAATGGTTTAAAGGTGTCTTTACACCAACCCTAATGCTGGTGACCGCCTAGACCCTTTTTCTTCCTTTCTTCCTCATATATTTCAGCTTTCTCTTCAAACTCATTGCTTTTGGGAAGAGCTTTTTTCGCTAAACCTGCACCATCCATAGCCAGCTCAAAAAGTTTGGAAGAGACTGTTATTCCATAACGGGTCTTCATTTCCAGTAATTTCCCTGGGTTCATTATCTCCTTTTTGTCCAAAGCATTTTTTATGGCTTTCATCTGACGGACATTGTCTTTGCCACGTATGATTTCAAGATTTGAAGCGAAGAAAGCTCCGAATCCTAAAGGTCTGCCTCCATGCTCATAAGAGATGTCAGATATTTTTTTGTTAAAAGCATATGAAGTCATCTGGAGCAATGAATCTGGGTTGAAGAAGTAATAAGGCATGAACATGACTGTATTACGATCGCACATTATGCCTATTATCGCTCCATCCATTTTGAATTCATCAAGGAGCTTGTAGCATTTATCGGCGACAATGCTAAAGTCTTTTAATCTTACTACAATTTCCCCTGGGATGCATCCTAATCCTACTTCCCTGGACCTGAACTCGTAGCTACGCTCATCCCATTCGTGTTGTCCCACCTCCGGCGGCATTTTCCTTCCTCCATGTTTGGAAATCATTGCATCGACAGCCGCCTCGTCCCTTTCCACATTCTCTTTTGAACCTTCAAAGGCAATATTTAATATCGTCCCAACTTCAGGCGCATGTTTTCCTGCTTTTCTAAGATAATCGAAGTGTTTGCCGTCAGAAAAAGCGATATGCAATGGAATAACTTGAGATCGGCATAATTCCCAAAGGGCAGGTGCTAAATCCTGCAATTTCGAAAACGCGTACGAAACATTTTTGATTGTTCCTCCGAAAGGTTGTAGCTTTAGAGTCACCTTCGTTATTACACCCAATGTGCCCTCTGCTCCTACTTGGAGAGCATTTAGATTATAACCAGCTGAATTGTCGGCTACATCTCTAAATCCAGTCTCGCAAACAGAGCCGTCAGGCATGACCACTTCCATACTGCGGAGATTCAAACCTGGCCCTCCATATTTATAAGAGCCTATGCCGACACCATCTTTGGCTATCCAACCTCCAATAGTAGCACTTGGAAAAGAGCTTGGATATGAGCCAAGTAAAAGGCCTTTGGCAAGACACGCTTCATATACTTTCTTATAATCTGCTCCGGCTTCTACCGTACAGCAAAGATTGTCGACATCGATATCCAAGATCTTATTCATACCACCTGCAAGATCAATTACTATTCCCCCAAAAACTGGCATGCTACCTCCCAAACCCCAACTGGAGGCCCCACGGGGAACTATCGGTATACCTTCCTCATTAGCAATTTGGACGATTTTTTGAACGTCAGAGGTGCTACGAGGACGTACTACTATATCAGGAATATTCAAGAAGCCCAATTGGGCTATATTTGGCAATGGTGCCATATCATGGCTGTAAAGCAATCTCTCCATTTTGCTAGTCTTCACATTTTCCTTCCCTATCGCGGCCTCAAGCTTTTTGACCGCACCGATTGGGGCGTCCCGGACGACCTTTTCCTCAGCAGCTGCCATCGATTATCCCTCGTTAAATTAAATAGCGAACCTGTCTGGGGATAGTCTATGCTATATTTAAATTCCACTTCCAAAGAACATCTAGTTTCATCTACTGGATTATTGAATCAAATCATATTAGGATTAAAAGGTTATAAAACATTAAAAAATTCAATTATTTGATAAATTGAGCGGTTAAATTTTGAAACAATTTTATTTATTAAATTTAAATATATATTTAAAAAAATCAGATTATTTTGAACCTTGAATATTTGACTAGCCGCCGAAGATTAAAAAGATCGATGAGTGTATACAATTTGAAATAAATTAATAAAGAAGTTAATCTTGCGATTGTTTTTGATTTTTTACTTTATATTATAAAAATTAAACTAATTTTCTAAATTATTCTTTGGAAATTCAATTTAAAATATATATCAATAATAAAAATTCATTTTTTTCAATTTTTTCTTAAAAATAAAGAGGATGCTCCAACATAAAGATTATTCTATATCGATTTAGATGAAAATCGTATTATGCCTGGGGTTTACGTTGCTCCGGAAAGATTCGACGACCCCACTTCGCCATTCCTCAAAATGGCGACTCAGCACGGCGGTCGATGTCCCATTCCACACCAGATAAACGCAGCCTGCGCCATCTGGATGGCTCTGCTTTCCCAAGTTATCACCTTAGGGAAGGCAGAACATCATGGTGCTCATGATGCATAGGACCGAACGGACCAAGTAATCGATCTTAGCGACCCTTGTTATTCCGTTCGCCTTCTAGAGCCTTTCCGCCCCCAGGCATATCTATTTTATCATCCATACTATTTAATCTTTGTGATTGAGACATATGCTAAACCTCAGAAGAGTTGTATTTTAAAAAAATTAATTGCTACGAAATTCTCATAATCATATCAATTTTCAAAAAATCAATATGCCCGGAGCTTACGGCGCCTCTGGGTACTTAGTCGGAAGCTTCTTGGGCGATAACTTCTGCAGAAGCTTTCACCTTCGAGGTCGATCCGACATCCATCTCTCCAGCTTCATCAGTTCTCCCGAAGGGATCTGATGATCAGCTTTTGAATCCATCATCATCCGTTGAAGTCGCGAGCTTCGACGGGATTGATGGACCAAGATCCGTAGATCTTGGATGGATCTAGATTCCGCGGGTATCATCCTCAGATGATACAGGCTCTAATCTAGATTCCCCAGTTGCATTCCGCCTCCGGGCAAATACTATATCATTAACCATCCTATAAATCTTTAACTTTACCAGATTAATTACCAAATTTCGAAGTTTCGTGATTGTAATCTCAATGTCTCATTCCACATTTTTGAACAAACGCATTTTAATGAGAATAAACGAGAATTGAGAGAAAATCGAGATAATATTAACCAATTTATATAATTATATAGGAGGCAAATTTTAGATATTATAAAATAAAAAATTAAAATTGGATAAGAAGACTTTCGAATTAAAATAAGAGGATTTATATATATTAAGTTATTTTTACTATTTTATGACTTAAATTTTAACTTTTCAAAAAATCGTACTTACTAACAATTAATCTATAAATAATTATTATTTAAATATTATTTTTTAATTATATTTAATTTCTCTCTCGTCTCCCTTATTTTTTCGTTCAAACGTTCAAAATGCTCTTCCATGCGTTCCTTAATCTTTATAAATTGTTCCTTATCTATCTCTCCATTTCTTAATTGTCTTTCTGCATCATCAAGCTGTTGGCGGTATTCTGCCTTAATGGCGTTAAGTTCTTTTATTTTTCTTTCTAGTTTCTCTTCTTTTCCGCCAAACATCGAACGCCCTCCAAATAATCCTGCATATGTATCTATTTAGCATCAGATAAAATTCTCTTGCTTTAAAAATATATCATGAGTTGTAATTTTTTCAGGAAGGAAAAGCTCGAGGCTTTTAACATTAACAACACCTGCCTTGTGTAAATGGGTTAAACAAGAGCAATCAGAGGATCCAAAACCAGGATATGATGGTTGCGTTCCCCAGAGATTAGATACCATCTCATTAAGAAGACATTCCATTCTCTCGTTGCCTCTAATTATGAGAGCTTCAATTGGTCTTGCTTCCTTCAAAAAGTAATCGATGTGCCAGTGCAAATTTTTCTTCTTAGAAAAATGCCTGCCCACTCTTGCTTTTAAAGAACTAAGAGCGCTTCCTGCATAGATGTAGATACCTTTGTCGAATTCCACCTCTCCTAAAGCCCCCACACAAATTATTTTGTTCTCATCCAGCTCCATAACGAGGAGGTATGACCCTTGGTCCTTGATTAATTCCGATTTCAAAGCTATATGACCCCTATTTTATTCTTGTAATTATAAAAGCGCGAGACTGTCCTTATGAATCTTTCTCCTACATGTCTGGTGCTCCTCATTTTGCCTCCTCCTCCCTTCCGACCTCTCCAATTTTGTTAAAAAAATAAATGGCTGAGGATCTAACTTAGAAATATCAACTTGTGCAATGTTATCAATTTAAGCAGATAAATAGAAAAACTCATGACCTGCTTGCGCTCCACCCATATTTCGTTTAAATTTATGGTCATATACCGCTAAAAATAATGTGTAACAGAGAAGCGCCTTAGTGCAAGCGCCTGTTATATGTTAGAAGAAATGGCGCCGAAAATAAATATGATATCAGCGCTGGATAGTTTAGGAAATATCGACTGCATTACACCGTTTAAAGCGTAAATTCCTGCGTTACCGATTTCAATGCAGAAAACGCAATGCGAATGACGTTCTTTCAGTCAAAGTGAAAAATGTTATTTCCTTTCAACTTAGCCTTTTTTCTTTCCAAGCACTTATTCAATAGGAATTCAGTATTTCCTCCCTTTTCTAAGAATGAACAAAGTCTATCTACATCCAAATCCATTCTAAGAATTAGCTAGAGGTTACTCTAGGCAATGGAAAAAATATTTTATTAGTTCAGGCTCAAGGTAGTTCTAGTTTCCACTTGAGATTTTGTCATGATTTTAATCAGCGTGCTTCCTCCTAAGCGTGATGGAGTGATGGTGGCTATATCGCAGAGCTTGCGATCGAAAACATCCAAATTGCAAATATCCTCCCTTGCCTTGTCATATGGAACCTTAACTCTTAAACCGTCCAAATGCAGAACGATTGGAGCGGGACGAAGGGATTCTTTTACATAATCTAAAGTTTCTATGCGCTGTTTAACCTCTGCAGGATGAACGAATAGGGGATCTTCCTCGATTTCCTTCCTTTTCTGCTGAATAATCTTTTGTACCGCCCTGGCTGTCTCCTCCAGTTTAGCGATTTCTTCAGCTCGGCGCATTCTCTCTACTTTACGTCCCACTCCCGTGACTAGTGCCTCACAAAAAGGAAGAGAGGGGATCTCAGGACCACAGACCACAGCTACAGGTATCTCAATTTTTTCGAACAATCTTATTTTATCCTTAACTATGCAATCGGCAAAATTTCCTAACACGAAAACGGCCGCATCGAACTCCTCAATAAAGGCTTTCTCATCAGCACTTATTTGCGCTGTTTGTCTACCTTTTCCCCTCGCCAGACCCATAACCACTGTTATGGCCCCATAACGACGCAAATGTTCTGCTATATCACATATGGGATGAGGCATATGATGTCTGCCCAGTGTAGGTCCAACCACCACGATCTCAGTACCTGCCAATGGAACTTCAACCAATTTCCCCCCTAACTCTCTAGCTTTTGCCTCGATTGCCCCGCGATCTTCAGATGGAATGGCCATGGTCACTGTGATCATTACTTGGATCTGAGTCTTCTGAATGATGAAGCCACCTATATCCTCCACAAGCTCATATAATTCATTTACACGGTATACTCCTCCATCGAACATCAGGACCTCATACATCCATCTCATCCTCCCCGAGATAGCTTCTTTTTTCCGTTTCCAAATTGAGGCCCTGGACCATTTCTCGATGCAAAGCTTCACCTATCTTCATGAATTCATCCTGCATCTCATGTTCTGTGGAAATGACTGTCATCACATCATCTGCAATGAGGTTACGCCTGACTTTAAATCCTTCAGGTAGAAGTCTCCAGATGGCATCCAATACCTCCTTTCTCAGTTCCTCTCCTGGATTTAGCTCTAAATTCTCAAGGCGTGAAATAGGGATGCCATGTGCCAAAATTTCTAGCCGGCTAAGTTGTTCAATCCTTTCCCTCCCAAAGAGCTTCCAAAGCAAAGCCAATAATGGAGGCGCATAGCTCTCATTTCTGATTGCGATATAAGTCGCTCCATCCCTTTCGCTTAAGTCTGCCATTTCAGGAATCTTTAAAGCTTGACGCGCTCGTCTCATTCGAACGGAAACAACAAATAGATGTTTTTCTGGATAAATAAGCAATTTGGCGCCTTCCACTCTGTTAGTTAAACCTAAGTCGATCAAGATGCGTTCGAAAAGCTCGGCATAGATCTCATTGCCATAATCTTCTGATCCTTCTACGACTATATTCATCTATGACCCTCGAGGAATCCCGATGAAAGCAAGGCCGCGCCTACAGCCCCAATATACTGTGAGTTGGGCGGAACGATTGGCTCCTGACCAACTACATTCCCCACTGCTCTCACTAACCCAGAGATTAATGAAGTCCCCCCTACCTGGATCACTGGATGACGCACATCAATTTCTTGCAATTGCTGCTCATAAATTTGCTCAGCTACCGAATGACAGGCCGCCGCGGCCACATCCTCAAGGGAATGCCCTGCGGCTAGTGATGTTACAAGGTCCTGAATTCCAAAAATAGAGCAATATGAATTCATGGGAACTTTCCTATAGTCTCCCTTATCAGCCATCGCGCCAAGTTCTGAGATATCTATCTTCAGGCGTTTCGCTGTTAGCTCTAAAAAGCGACCTGATGCACCGGCGCATATACCTCCCATAGTAAAATTGTCTGGAATGCCATCTCTAACAGTAATCGCTTTATTATCCATGCCTCCTATGTCTATTATTGTTGCCTCGCCTTTTTGTCGATCTGCTAGCCACACTGCACCTTTTGAGTTTACGGTCAGCTCCTCCTGTACCAAATCACATTTGAGCTTCTTACCGATGGTGAATCTGCCATATCCAGTTACGCCAATAGCTTCCAATTGATTTCGATTGACTCCAGCTTCTAATAAGGCTTTCTCTAAAGCCTCCTCGGCGCATTGTATAACTTCG
The DNA window shown above is from Methanomassiliicoccales archaeon and carries:
- a CDS encoding FAD-binding oxidoreductase, producing MAAAEEKVVRDAPIGAVKKLEAAIGKENVKTSKMERLLYSHDMAPLPNIAQLGFLNIPDIVVRPRSTSDVQKIVQIANEEGIPIVPRGASSWGLGGSMPVFGGIVIDLAGGMNKILDIDVDNLCCTVEAGADYKKVYEACLAKGLLLGSYPSSFPSATIGGWIAKDGVGIGSYKYGGPGLNLRSMEVVMPDGSVCETGFRDVADNSAGYNLNALQVGAEGTLGVITKVTLKLQPFGGTIKNVSYAFSKLQDLAPALWELCRSQVIPLHIAFSDGKHFDYLRKAGKHAPEVGTILNIAFEGSKENVERDEAAVDAMISKHGGRKMPPEVGQHEWDERSYEFRSREVGLGCIPGEIVVRLKDFSIVADKCYKLLDEFKMDGAIIGIMCDRNTVMFMPYYFFNPDSLLQMTSYAFNKKISDISYEHGGRPLGFGAFFASNLEIIRGKDNVRQMKAIKNALDKKEIMNPGKLLEMKTRYGITVSSKLFELAMDGAGLAKKALPKSNEFEEKAEIYEEERKKKGLGGHQH
- a CDS encoding GIY-YIG nuclease family protein, whose translation is MELDENKIICVGALGEVEFDKGIYIYAGSALSSLKARVGRHFSKKKNLHWHIDYFLKEARPIEALIIRGNERMECLLNEMVSNLWGTQPSYPGFGSSDCSCLTHLHKAGVVNVKSLELFLPEKITTHDIFLKQENFI
- a CDS encoding methyl-coenzyme M reductase family protein, translated to MRWMYEVLMFDGGVYRVNELYELVEDIGGFIIQKTQIQVMITVTMAIPSEDRGAIEAKARELGGKLVEVPLAGTEIVVVGPTLGRHHMPHPICDIAEHLRRYGAITVVMGLARGKGRQTAQISADEKAFIEEFDAAVFVLGNFADCIVKDKIRLFEKIEIPVAVVCGPEIPSLPFCEALVTGVGRKVERMRRAEEIAKLEETARAVQKIIQQKRKEIEEDPLFVHPAEVKQRIETLDYVKESLRPAPIVLHLDGLRVKVPYDKAREDICNLDVFDRKLCDIATITPSRLGGSTLIKIMTKSQVETRTTLSLN
- a CDS encoding methanogenesis marker 17 protein produces the protein MNIVVEGSEDYGNEIYAELFERILIDLGLTNRVEGAKLLIYPEKHLFVVSVRMRRARQALKIPEMADLSERDGATYIAIRNESYAPPLLALLWKLFGRERIEQLSRLEILAHGIPISRLENLELNPGEELRKEVLDAIWRLLPEGFKVRRNLIADDVMTVISTEHEMQDEFMKIGEALHREMVQGLNLETEKRSYLGEDEMDV
- a CDS encoding methanogenesis marker 15 protein, which gives rise to MIKVAQLSCGTEYSGVQAEIEKAAATVGAKMVYPDVDAKDIESAVEKFGFNPTSAQLKLMIARAVAITEGKYDADAVFISSCFRCAEAALIRNELRRWIQEHSRLPVVTYSFTERTKSGQLLTRMEALVTIVERKELLARERQVGLTAGIDSGSSTTKALIMRDNEIIGKFWHPTGEVIQCAEEALEKALLEAGVNRNQLEAIGVTGYGRFTIGKKLKCDLVQEELTVNSKGAVWLADRQKGEATIIDIGGMDNKAITVRDGIPDNFTMGGICAGASGRFLELTAKRLKIDISELGAMADKGDYRKVPMNSYCSIFGIQDLVTSLAAGHSLEDVAAAACHSVAEQIYEQQLQEIDVRHPVIQVGGTSLISGLVRAVGNVVGQEPIVPPNSQYIGAVGAALLSSGFLEGHR